A window from Chryseobacterium vaccae encodes these proteins:
- a CDS encoding helix-turn-helix domain-containing protein, which produces MNDFLIGIGKRLKDIRKKNNLTINELAFKANVSNGLVSRIENGRTIPSLPVLLDLIQSLEIDASYFFEGVEKRSHAKFIYVPKESQQVIEKEVEAEGFRYMHIFSKSLHSLGFEAVLLTLEPHSKREKVITDAWEFKYILKGEVKYIIDNEEIILKEGDSLYFNGKFPHVPVSISNESCVMLVLYFYTA; this is translated from the coding sequence ATGAATGACTTTTTAATAGGTATCGGTAAGCGATTAAAGGATATTAGAAAAAAGAATAATTTAACCATCAATGAACTGGCCTTTAAAGCCAATGTGAGCAACGGCCTTGTTTCCCGGATTGAAAACGGAAGAACAATTCCCTCTCTTCCTGTTTTACTTGACCTGATTCAATCTCTGGAAATTGATGCCAGCTATTTCTTTGAAGGTGTAGAGAAAAGATCTCATGCTAAATTCATTTATGTTCCCAAAGAAAGCCAGCAGGTCATAGAAAAAGAAGTTGAAGCTGAAGGCTTCAGATATATGCACATTTTCAGTAAAAGCCTTCATTCTTTAGGTTTTGAAGCTGTGCTACTAACTCTTGAACCTCATTCCAAAAGGGAAAAAGTGATTACCGATGCCTGGGAATTCAAATATATTCTGAAAGGAGAGGTAAAATATATCATTGATAATGAAGAAATTATTTTAAAAGAAGGAGATTCTTTATATTTCAACGGTAAATTCCCGCATGTTCCGGTAAGCATCAGTAATGAAAGCTGTGTAATGCTTGTTCTCTACTTCTATACTGCTTAA
- a CDS encoding response regulator transcription factor, whose protein sequence is MKKIILIEDETSVVSFIKKGLQENGYEVSVAFDGRTGVQLVQANDFDLVILDIMLPEMNGLDVCKEIRKTNQSVPILFLTALGTSENIVLGLESGGDDYLVKPFKFIELVARVKSLLRRSHNHVPQEVAEPEPDNEYVFQFSDLVVNDYTKKVTRAGEDISLTSTEYKLLLYFLNNPEKVISRAEILDAVWGVNYELGTNVVDVYVNYLRKKLDSHEDNKLIHTVIGMGYVLKKP, encoded by the coding sequence ATGAAAAAGATTATTCTCATCGAGGACGAAACCAGTGTAGTATCTTTTATAAAAAAGGGACTTCAGGAAAACGGATACGAAGTTTCTGTTGCTTTTGACGGGCGTACAGGTGTACAGCTGGTACAGGCTAATGATTTTGATCTGGTTATCCTGGATATTATGCTTCCGGAAATGAATGGTCTGGATGTATGCAAAGAAATAAGAAAAACCAATCAGAGTGTTCCTATTTTATTCTTAACGGCATTGGGAACCTCAGAAAATATCGTTCTGGGTCTGGAAAGCGGAGGAGATGATTATCTGGTGAAACCTTTCAAATTCATAGAGCTGGTAGCGCGTGTAAAATCTCTTTTAAGACGAAGTCATAATCATGTGCCGCAGGAAGTAGCAGAACCGGAACCTGATAATGAGTATGTATTTCAGTTTTCTGATCTTGTCGTTAATGATTATACTAAAAAAGTAACCCGTGCAGGAGAAGATATTTCACTGACTTCTACAGAGTATAAGCTGCTGCTGTATTTTCTGAACAATCCTGAAAAAGTGATTTCCAGAGCAGAAATTCTGGATGCCGTCTGGGGTGTTAATTATGAACTGGGAACCAATGTTGTGGATGTTTACGTGAATTATTTAAGAAAAAAACTGGATAGTCACGAGGATAATAAGCTGATCCATACGGTAATAGGAATGGGATATGTTTTGAAAAAGCCTTAA
- a CDS encoding TonB-dependent receptor, with the protein MKTNLEKLLTLVFVCFIIFVSAQKQLIIGTVLDDSQPLPGASVKIKGSSKNITTDVDGKFTINDIKEGQYTLQISYIGYETADIEISIKPDETADLGMIKLSQPRKNIDEVVVTGTLKNTEARALNLQKNAINITNVIASDGIGKLPDRNAAETVQRVQGVSIERDQGEGRFVSLRGLPPFWASTTINGNRLPTAEEETTSRATAFDFFPTELISYVHVNKSFTPDLEADGIGGGVNFITKTPPMKTEFRATIGSGYNAKADKGVYNLGLLYGGRTKDKKFGYLFNFAHFIRNWSTDNFEARRSGDEGVFRMELRDYNGVRKTTGINAAFEYVLSPKTTFYVKGMYGTLSDNEMHYKHRVRFDKFSAANNTARVELQNIHNLLITQLTSVSVGGIHNLNKGKIDWDLSYYDNQFKYGNIPDKQNNSYYVIKYTQSGVGINADYMSDRGNGPRAYWKADGGKLDYKNPDALFGFYSDPNFKMDASQMKFTDLEFYKVFVQEKDKIVAGFNHEINTSDKLTLKYGFKYRDKERNAKFSDIFYTWSNGTAPFLSDYAQYITTQPNAPKYLSDMNVHFGNTFGPVLSAGGMNQFWYDNQGNLKINTADSEALEYNKALGRNFDVFEKHADAYGMGTYKINDKITVLGGIRLSNTNTRVKGYNVIDNVLTPVEHTKNYLAVLPMLHLKYSLNDKTNLRFAATRTFSRPNFGDLTPGGTYIEADNEFKGGNPNLNPTYSLNFDLMGEYYFSNVGILSGSIFYKSITDPIFQDSFIGNYNGMTGVQFSAPNNGSAAWLGGIELGINKRFDFLPGFLQYFGTQVNATFMTSEMEKPSGRKVKLPYQAKELYNVQLFFEKKGFNARLAYNYKGKYAVEYAEEDLNDSYYGKYSSLDFGGSYQLTKYLSLYADVNNILNKPLIYHFGKNEDRPEQVEYYGVRCNLGIKLNF; encoded by the coding sequence ATGAAAACAAATTTAGAGAAATTACTTACCCTTGTTTTTGTCTGTTTTATCATTTTTGTTTCAGCACAGAAACAGTTAATTATAGGAACAGTTCTGGATGACAGCCAGCCTTTACCAGGTGCCTCCGTTAAAATAAAAGGTTCATCTAAAAATATAACCACCGATGTTGACGGAAAGTTTACCATCAATGACATCAAAGAAGGTCAATACACCTTACAGATCAGCTATATCGGCTATGAAACCGCAGATATAGAGATTAGTATAAAGCCTGATGAGACGGCAGATCTTGGAATGATAAAGCTTTCCCAACCCCGAAAAAATATTGATGAAGTGGTAGTAACGGGAACTTTAAAGAATACCGAAGCAAGAGCTTTAAATCTTCAGAAAAATGCCATCAACATTACCAATGTTATTGCCTCCGACGGAATCGGAAAGCTTCCGGACAGGAATGCCGCAGAAACTGTACAGCGTGTACAGGGAGTGTCTATAGAAAGGGACCAGGGAGAAGGAAGATTTGTTTCATTAAGAGGACTCCCTCCCTTCTGGGCTTCTACAACGATCAATGGAAACAGGCTTCCAACCGCTGAGGAAGAGACTACTTCAAGGGCTACAGCCTTCGATTTTTTCCCTACAGAACTCATCTCTTACGTACACGTTAACAAATCTTTCACTCCCGATCTGGAAGCAGACGGAATAGGAGGAGGAGTAAACTTTATTACCAAAACCCCTCCCATGAAAACGGAATTCAGGGCAACGATCGGAAGCGGATATAATGCCAAAGCAGATAAGGGAGTTTATAATCTCGGCCTTTTATACGGCGGAAGAACAAAGGATAAAAAGTTTGGGTATTTATTTAATTTTGCCCACTTCATCAGAAACTGGTCTACCGATAATTTTGAAGCTCGGAGAAGTGGTGATGAAGGTGTTTTCAGAATGGAGCTGCGTGATTATAACGGAGTCCGGAAAACAACTGGGATCAATGCCGCTTTTGAATATGTGCTGTCTCCCAAAACGACCTTCTACGTCAAAGGAATGTACGGAACTTTATCTGATAATGAAATGCACTATAAGCACAGAGTCAGATTTGATAAATTCAGTGCAGCGAACAATACCGCCAGAGTAGAGCTTCAGAATATTCATAATCTCCTGATCACCCAGCTTACTTCTGTTTCTGTAGGCGGAATTCACAATTTAAACAAAGGGAAAATTGACTGGGATTTATCTTATTATGATAATCAGTTCAAATACGGAAATATCCCGGATAAGCAAAACAATTCTTATTATGTGATTAAATATACACAGTCCGGAGTAGGCATTAATGCGGATTATATGTCAGACCGCGGAAACGGCCCGAGAGCTTACTGGAAAGCAGATGGAGGAAAATTAGATTACAAAAACCCGGATGCTTTATTTGGTTTTTACAGTGATCCGAATTTCAAAATGGACGCTTCACAAATGAAATTCACTGATCTTGAATTCTATAAGGTTTTTGTACAGGAAAAAGATAAGATCGTTGCAGGATTCAATCATGAAATCAATACTTCGGATAAACTTACTTTAAAATACGGTTTCAAGTACAGAGATAAGGAACGTAATGCAAAGTTCTCTGATATTTTCTATACCTGGAGCAATGGAACAGCACCTTTTCTTTCAGATTACGCCCAATACATCACCACCCAGCCCAACGCCCCTAAATACCTCAGTGATATGAACGTACATTTCGGAAACACCTTTGGGCCTGTACTTTCTGCCGGAGGAATGAATCAGTTCTGGTATGACAACCAGGGAAACCTGAAAATCAACACGGCAGATTCTGAAGCCCTGGAATATAATAAAGCATTAGGAAGAAACTTTGATGTTTTTGAAAAGCATGCCGATGCCTATGGAATGGGAACGTACAAAATCAATGATAAAATTACGGTTTTAGGAGGAATCAGGTTATCCAATACCAATACCCGCGTAAAAGGTTATAATGTAATTGATAATGTGTTGACTCCTGTAGAACATACCAAAAATTATCTGGCTGTTCTTCCTATGCTCCACCTGAAATATTCCTTAAATGATAAAACCAATCTTCGTTTTGCAGCAACAAGAACTTTTTCAAGACCGAATTTCGGAGATTTAACACCGGGAGGAACTTATATTGAAGCTGATAACGAATTCAAAGGCGGAAATCCCAATCTTAATCCAACGTATTCATTGAATTTTGACCTGATGGGAGAATATTATTTCTCAAATGTCGGAATCCTGAGCGGTAGTATTTTCTACAAATCCATTACCGACCCTATTTTCCAGGATTCTTTTATCGGAAACTATAATGGAATGACCGGGGTACAGTTTTCTGCTCCGAATAACGGAAGTGCAGCATGGCTGGGTGGTATTGAACTGGGCATCAATAAAAGGTTTGATTTCCTTCCCGGATTCCTTCAGTATTTCGGAACCCAGGTCAATGCCACTTTCATGACTTCTGAAATGGAAAAACCCAGCGGAAGAAAAGTAAAACTTCCCTATCAGGCTAAAGAACTCTATAATGTACAGCTCTTCTTTGAGAAAAAGGGATTCAATGCAAGGCTGGCTTATAATTACAAAGGAAAATATGCTGTAGAATATGCAGAAGAGGATCTTAATGACTCTTATTATGGAAAATACAGCAGTCTGGATTTCGGTGGATCTTATCAGCTTACCAAATATCTTTCCCTGTATGCTGACGTCAACAACATTCTGAATAAGCCTCTGATCTATCATTTCGGAAAAAATGAAGACCGTCCTGAGCAGGTAGAATATTATGGAGTGAGATGTAACCTTGGTATTAAACTGAATTTTTAA
- a CDS encoding DUF5690 family protein, translated as MIKTSHQKTMVILKAAFAAFGVYFCMYGFRKPFTAASFESLSYFGVDYKILIIIAQAVGYFISKFIGIKFISELKPEKRIVYLFGFITAAGLALLGFAVVPAPYNIIFMFFNGIPLGMIWGIVFSYIEGRKATEIIGLFLCSSFVVSSGFTKSVGKFLMDTFHISEFWMPFSAGLVFIIPLIISGLLLEKIPQPSEEDILLKNKRQPLNGAERKKLIRRFFIPITCIIFLYVCLTVLRDFRDNFNREIWDGMHFKFDSSVFTLTEIPIAVMVLLILSLMVRVKNNKKAFAYYHYILLAGILTVGFSTYLFQQNLLSPFLWMTVSGFGMYICYIPFNGIYFDRMIAAFEMKGNVGFLIYTVDSFGYLGSVLVLLYKNFGSSRTSWLNFYIGLNYIITAAVFILSVIAFLAFRKKHKPKSNSNPFINFDTSKI; from the coding sequence ATGATCAAAACCTCCCATCAAAAAACAATGGTAATTCTGAAAGCGGCCTTCGCTGCTTTCGGAGTCTACTTCTGCATGTATGGTTTCAGGAAACCGTTTACTGCCGCCTCTTTTGAAAGCCTTTCTTATTTTGGGGTTGACTATAAGATCCTGATCATCATTGCCCAGGCAGTAGGATATTTTATTTCAAAATTCATTGGCATCAAATTTATTTCTGAACTGAAACCGGAAAAAAGGATCGTTTATCTCTTCGGATTTATTACCGCTGCCGGGCTTGCCCTTCTTGGATTTGCTGTTGTTCCTGCTCCTTATAATATCATCTTTATGTTTTTCAACGGGATCCCATTGGGAATGATCTGGGGAATCGTTTTTTCCTATATCGAGGGGCGTAAAGCTACAGAAATCATCGGGTTATTTTTATGTTCCAGTTTTGTGGTGTCTTCCGGATTTACGAAATCGGTCGGGAAGTTTTTAATGGATACATTCCATATTTCAGAATTCTGGATGCCTTTTTCTGCCGGACTTGTTTTTATTATTCCCCTGATTATTTCCGGGTTGCTTCTTGAAAAAATTCCGCAGCCTTCTGAAGAGGATATCCTGCTTAAGAATAAAAGGCAGCCCCTTAACGGCGCTGAGAGAAAGAAACTGATCCGAAGATTTTTCATTCCTATTACCTGTATCATCTTTCTGTATGTATGCTTAACGGTTTTGCGGGACTTCAGGGATAATTTCAACCGTGAAATCTGGGACGGAATGCATTTCAAATTCGACAGTTCTGTTTTCACATTAACAGAAATCCCGATCGCAGTAATGGTACTGCTGATCTTAAGCCTGATGGTAAGGGTAAAAAACAATAAGAAAGCATTTGCTTATTATCACTATATCCTTTTGGCCGGAATTCTTACCGTGGGGTTTTCAACATACCTATTCCAACAGAACCTGCTGTCTCCTTTTTTATGGATGACGGTCTCAGGATTCGGGATGTATATCTGCTATATTCCTTTTAACGGAATTTATTTTGACCGGATGATTGCGGCTTTTGAAATGAAAGGAAATGTTGGTTTTCTGATCTATACCGTAGATTCATTCGGGTACCTCGGAAGCGTTCTGGTGCTGCTTTATAAGAATTTCGGTTCTTCCCGTACCTCATGGCTCAATTTTTATATCGGGCTGAATTATATTATTACAGCCGCCGTATTCATTCTTTCGGTGATTGCTTTTCTGGCGTTCAGAAAAAAGCATAAGCCGAAATCAAACTCTAACCCATTCATCAATTTCGATACTTCGAAAATTTAA
- a CDS encoding YoaK family protein, whose product MLRNYSNSRTLGDNIRLGTLTAFTAGTINIASLLIFLSFTSNVTGHYAILAAEISKANWTQVAVVGGWIFLFFFGSFLSNFIVINFNKKSKYFAHAMPIVLEIICLLFVGVYGQLYYQKTLEETEYLVALMLFATGLQNGLTASISNFSVKTTHLTGTTTDLGILLSMFTQKKYRKNGELIGRAKLLMSIMAAYVLGAVFSGLTYYYLEFRVFYVISVCLLIVIGYDAYKIHVRHFNTRYRYSRIYKKPNILAYLYDKIHGIPNRKEKRKLVFED is encoded by the coding sequence ATGTTAAGAAATTATAGTAACAGCAGAACGTTGGGAGACAACATCAGATTGGGAACGCTGACTGCATTCACTGCAGGTACTATAAATATAGCTTCTCTATTGATTTTCCTCTCATTTACGTCTAACGTAACGGGACATTACGCCATTTTAGCGGCAGAGATCAGTAAAGCCAACTGGACGCAGGTAGCAGTAGTAGGAGGGTGGATCTTCTTATTCTTCTTTGGAAGTTTCCTGTCCAACTTCATCGTCATCAACTTTAATAAAAAAAGTAAATATTTTGCTCATGCAATGCCAATCGTACTAGAGATTATATGTCTTTTGTTCGTAGGAGTATACGGCCAGCTGTATTATCAGAAAACACTGGAAGAAACAGAATATCTGGTCGCACTGATGCTTTTTGCCACGGGACTTCAAAATGGTCTCACAGCAAGTATTTCCAATTTCTCGGTAAAAACAACCCATCTTACGGGAACCACTACCGACCTTGGAATTTTACTCTCCATGTTTACCCAGAAAAAATACCGTAAAAACGGAGAACTGATCGGAAGGGCAAAACTGTTGATGAGTATTATGGCGGCCTATGTTTTAGGAGCGGTATTCTCAGGACTGACCTATTATTACCTCGAGTTTAGAGTGTTTTATGTCATCAGTGTCTGTCTTCTGATCGTCATCGGATATGATGCTTACAAAATTCATGTAAGACACTTCAATACGAGATACCGATACAGCAGAATTTATAAAAAACCGAACATTTTGGCCTATCTGTATGACAAAATTCACGGAATTCCTAACAGAAAGGAAAAAAGAAAGCTTGTCTTTGAAGACTAA
- a CDS encoding HAD-IA family hydrolase, which translates to MKNIELLVLDMAGTTINEDNVVYKTLTEAVNEHGYTVSLDKVLVSCAGMEKLEAITNLLREINGNEEDAVIIFKIFSEKLKQAYHNLDVKPINGTENFLLKMKSLNKKVVLNTGYTSEIAQQLLSKLQWKENIHFDALITADDVSESRPSPEMINLAMRKFNIAEPGSVLKAGDSVIDIEEGKNAGCGLTIAVLSGAQNRKELEKAEPDYIFNTISEAESIL; encoded by the coding sequence ATGAAAAATATAGAATTACTGGTTCTGGATATGGCCGGAACAACAATTAATGAAGATAATGTAGTCTACAAAACGCTTACAGAAGCCGTTAATGAGCATGGCTACACCGTTAGTTTAGATAAGGTTCTTGTAAGCTGTGCCGGAATGGAAAAACTGGAAGCCATTACCAACCTGCTGAGAGAAATTAACGGAAATGAAGAAGATGCCGTTATTATTTTTAAAATTTTCTCTGAAAAATTAAAACAGGCTTACCACAACCTTGATGTAAAGCCTATCAACGGAACCGAAAATTTCTTATTAAAAATGAAATCCCTGAATAAGAAAGTTGTGCTTAATACAGGGTATACTTCTGAAATTGCCCAGCAGCTTCTAAGCAAATTACAATGGAAAGAAAATATTCATTTTGATGCTCTGATTACAGCGGATGATGTTTCGGAAAGCAGACCAAGCCCTGAAATGATCAATCTGGCTATGAGGAAATTCAATATCGCTGAGCCTGGCAGCGTCTTAAAGGCAGGAGATTCCGTCATTGATATTGAGGAAGGTAAAAATGCTGGCTGCGGATTGACCATTGCTGTTCTTTCCGGTGCACAGAACAGAAAAGAGCTTGAAAAGGCAGAACCTGATTATATCTTTAATACCATATCTGAGGCTGAAAGCATTCTTTAA
- a CDS encoding TIGR03364 family FAD-dependent oxidoreductase, producing the protein MTAKFDLIVVGGGILGTFHAYHALKKNLKVALLERNSIPQGATVRNFGQVVPSGMDLKWQNFGRESLALYNELHQQADLTIRKNGSVYIASNDDEVQLIEELYEINRNNDYDSVLLSRNECIKKYDGLRSDYCKGGLFFPQELSVDSADMIVKLHQLLRDKMGLQIIYNTTVVETYEDDQKCVAITADGEKYLASRIIICGGHEFKTLYPNVFNESDLEVSKLQMLQTKPQGIYSLQGNILTGLSIRRYESFSECPSFQKIKSLEDPNSFEKKYGVHMLFKQALDGSVILGDSHEYADAKNADDLGFDLNMEIDEFMIHEARKIIDLPTYEIQRRWFGVYSQCKTKDIFEHSPSPNIHIVTGIGGKGMTGSGGFSKFNIEKIYA; encoded by the coding sequence ATGACAGCAAAATTTGATTTAATCGTTGTGGGAGGCGGAATTTTAGGAACATTCCATGCTTATCATGCTCTGAAGAAAAATCTTAAGGTAGCTTTACTGGAAAGAAACTCAATACCTCAGGGGGCTACTGTAAGAAATTTCGGACAGGTAGTTCCATCCGGAATGGACCTTAAATGGCAGAATTTCGGAAGGGAAAGCCTTGCCCTTTATAATGAACTGCATCAGCAGGCAGATCTTACCATCAGAAAAAATGGCTCAGTATATATTGCATCCAATGATGATGAAGTTCAGCTTATTGAGGAACTCTATGAGATCAATCGGAATAATGATTATGACTCTGTTCTGCTATCCAGGAATGAGTGCATCAAAAAGTATGATGGACTGCGCTCGGATTACTGTAAAGGAGGTCTCTTTTTCCCACAAGAACTGTCTGTAGATTCTGCTGATATGATTGTAAAACTTCATCAGCTGCTTCGGGACAAAATGGGATTACAGATCATTTATAATACGACTGTTGTTGAAACGTATGAAGACGATCAGAAATGTGTCGCTATTACAGCTGACGGAGAAAAATATCTGGCTTCCAGGATTATTATTTGTGGCGGACATGAGTTTAAAACATTATATCCTAATGTATTCAATGAGAGCGATCTGGAAGTAAGTAAACTTCAGATGCTTCAGACCAAACCTCAGGGAATTTATTCTCTTCAGGGAAATATTCTGACCGGGCTTTCCATCAGACGGTATGAGTCATTTAGTGAATGTCCTTCTTTCCAGAAAATCAAATCGTTAGAAGACCCCAATTCATTTGAGAAAAAATACGGAGTTCATATGCTTTTCAAGCAGGCACTGGACGGCTCAGTCATTCTTGGAGACTCTCATGAATACGCAGATGCTAAAAATGCAGACGACCTTGGTTTTGATCTTAATATGGAAATTGATGAATTCATGATCCATGAGGCCAGAAAAATCATAGATCTTCCTACTTACGAGATTCAGAGAAGATGGTTTGGGGTCTATTCACAGTGTAAAACGAAAGATATTTTCGAACATAGCCCTTCTCCGAATATTCATATTGTAACAGGAATCGGAGGAAAGGGAATGACGGGAAGCGGTGGCTTCTCAAAGTTTAACATAGAAAAAATTTACGCATAA
- a CDS encoding HAMP domain-containing sensor histidine kinase: MFNKVVTNQTKTMVLLMLVFTAIILLFSGLVYFSIVNFSHQRFYELLKIRTATIVQIEKSKDHLDLPENYILNSLNDEELPMERDYVFAVPSDSNFTKISKEVHIPDSFFKNIVKKGEANYNDEEFYYIGQTFRYDDKDYIAIASAKNHYVIYYLGFLKRTLITCIVLSLFFSMIFSFYLSKTLFKPILKITGKVKEISSENLHLRLEAQPDNKELNELVDTFNGMLNRIETSFETQNHLIGNVSHELRTPLTSIMGEADVALSISRTAEEYKETLEIILDEAEKLDRKIKALLMIAQTGFDGKIQKMDKVRIDQLLWDVIETLRKIDSRNNIYLDISMLPDNPKKLKVQGNEQLLHLAVANIISNGCKYSNFQQVKVSLGATDTDVYIIVKDNGIGIPEEEMNKIYDPFFRASNTKNYEGYGIGLPLARNIVRMHQGELIVSSHENHGTTVQMRFPNFYSMYPEG, encoded by the coding sequence ATGTTTAATAAAGTTGTCACAAATCAGACCAAAACGATGGTGCTTCTGATGTTGGTTTTTACGGCCATCATCTTGCTGTTCAGCGGTTTGGTTTACTTTTCAATCGTCAACTTTTCACATCAGAGGTTTTATGAGTTGCTGAAGATTCGTACGGCTACTATTGTACAGATCGAAAAAAGTAAAGACCACCTTGATCTTCCGGAAAACTATATTCTCAACAGCCTGAATGACGAAGAACTTCCCATGGAAAGGGATTATGTTTTTGCTGTTCCTTCGGATTCCAATTTCACAAAGATCTCTAAGGAGGTACATATCCCGGATTCTTTTTTCAAAAACATCGTAAAAAAAGGAGAAGCCAATTATAACGATGAAGAGTTTTACTACATAGGCCAGACTTTCAGGTATGATGATAAAGATTACATTGCCATTGCTTCAGCTAAAAACCACTATGTTATTTATTACCTCGGGTTTTTAAAAAGAACACTGATTACCTGTATTGTACTGTCCCTGTTTTTCAGTATGATCTTCTCTTTTTATCTGTCTAAAACCTTATTTAAGCCGATCCTGAAAATTACAGGAAAAGTAAAGGAGATCAGTTCTGAAAATCTTCACCTGAGATTGGAGGCACAGCCTGATAATAAGGAGCTGAATGAGCTGGTGGATACCTTTAACGGAATGCTCAACCGCATTGAAACCTCCTTTGAAACCCAGAATCACCTGATCGGAAATGTTTCCCATGAACTAAGAACACCGCTTACCTCAATTATGGGCGAAGCAGATGTTGCGCTCTCCATCAGCAGAACAGCAGAAGAATACAAAGAAACCCTTGAAATCATTCTGGATGAAGCTGAAAAGCTGGACAGAAAGATCAAAGCACTATTAATGATTGCACAAACCGGTTTTGACGGTAAGATCCAGAAAATGGATAAGGTAAGAATTGATCAGCTGCTATGGGATGTTATCGAAACACTAAGGAAAATAGACTCAAGAAATAATATCTATCTGGATATCAGTATGCTTCCTGATAATCCTAAAAAACTGAAAGTGCAGGGCAACGAACAGCTTTTACACCTCGCGGTAGCCAATATCATCAGTAACGGCTGTAAATATTCCAATTTCCAGCAGGTGAAAGTATCGCTTGGAGCTACAGATACCGATGTATACATTATCGTAAAAGACAACGGGATCGGAATTCCTGAAGAGGAAATGAATAAGATTTACGATCCGTTTTTCAGAGCTTCCAATACCAAAAACTATGAAGGTTATGGAATCGGGCTTCCTCTGGCCAGAAATATCGTAAGAATGCATCAGGGAGAACTGATCGTAAGTTCTCACGAAAACCACGGAACCACCGTACAGATGCGCTTCCCGAATTTTTACAGCATGTATCCGGAAGGGTAA